In a genomic window of Rhinolophus ferrumequinum isolate MPI-CBG mRhiFer1 chromosome 2, mRhiFer1_v1.p, whole genome shotgun sequence:
- the LOC117011932 gene encoding olfactory receptor 5K1, giving the protein MAEENHTMKTEFILTGFTDHPERKILLFVVFFATYLITMVGNLGLMILISKEHRLHTPMYTFLGNLALVDSCCASAITPKLLVNFFSENRMVSLYECMAQFYFLCTVETADCFLLAAMAYDRYVAICSPLQYHTMMSKKLCIQMTTGAYIAGNLHSMIHVGLLFRLAFCESNRINHFYCDILPLYRLSCVDPYINELVLFIFSGSIQVFTIGSVLISYLYILFTIFKMKSKEGRVKAFSTCSSHFLSVSLFYGSLFFMYIRPNLLEEGDKDIPAAILFTIVVPLLNPFIYSLRNKEVISVLRNILKKKKSQGSLKKMTSTVA; this is encoded by the coding sequence ATGGCTGAAGAAAATCATACTATGAAAACTGAGTTTATCCTCACAGGATTTACAGATCATCCAGAGCGGAAGATCCTTCTCTTTGTGGTGTTCTTTGCCACCTACCTGATTACCATGGTGGGGAATCTTGGCCTGATGATATTAATTTCAAAAGAGCATCGTCTTCACACACCAATGTACACCTTTCTGGGTAACCTCGCTCTTGTGGATTCTTGCTGTGCCTCTGCCATTACTCCTAAGTTGTTAGTGAACTTCTTTTCTGAGAACAGAATGGTTTCCCTCTACGAATGTATggcccaattttattttctttgcactgTTGAAACTGCAGACTGCTTTCTCCTGGCGGCaatggcctatgaccgctatgtGGCTATATGCAGCCCCCTGCAGTACCACACCATGATGTCAAAGAAACTCTGCATTCAGATGACCACAGGGGCCTACATAGCTGGAAACCTGCATTCCATGATCCATGTAGGGCTTTTATTTAGGTTAGCTTTCTGTGAATCTAATCGCATCAACCACTTTTATTGTGATATTCTTCCTTTATACAGACTCTCCTGTGTTGACCCTTATATTAATGAACTGGTACTGTTTATCTTTTCAGGCTCAATTCAAGTCTTTACCATAGGTAGTGTTTTAATATCTTATCTCTACATTCTCTttactattttcaaaatgaaatccaAAGAGGGAAGAGTCAAAGCCTTCTCTACCTGTTCATCCcactttttgtctgtttcattatTCTATGGAtctctttttttcatgtacaTTAGACCAAATTTGCTTGAAGAAGGAGACAAAGATATACCAGCTGCTATTTTGTTTACAATAGTAGTTCCCTTACTAAATCCTTTTATTTATAGCCTGAGAAATAAGGAAGTAATAAGTGTTCTGAGaaatattctgaagaaaaaaaaatctcaaggaagTCTGAAAAAAATGACATCTACTGTAGCCTAA